A single genomic interval of Dysidea avara chromosome 6, odDysAvar1.4, whole genome shotgun sequence harbors:
- the LOC136258322 gene encoding uncharacterized protein gives MASSASKACAKERSTKSGSKRKGTNGGDGKTAPDNASKKKRRVDKVLPKKNRTELVKIMKAVAPLSLVEEMRSDIEEQFKGSGLEEFTRRLFENHEPMLQIVTHHRDTFAVLYEKYKPMKNSFMQFQLDWYARCSAFLLEEQYILAAINISENDAGFSEIVTIRNSWLEFCKACNTPVPTSNPIMLAVSSRLYRFLLDQVSSFQDSLIEKCTTEIDQTSSSITDGDDVYYRFGGATICSMLKNRYKAIKKCDSTKRNMLSVEISMLQAMKMKDKSTIPAYLSYRDRGFLYFPDNSLIPFLHNFDDTLKEVVNEEGFRKHGDHLVKAGHEKVKECTSLREEFISVLKALVPSMVQDADSELAMMNIYEELSRKLCNTRIQEFVSATKQDLAAKKGLASTTDTNLRTTLLAHHTKLSTIRKQ, from the exons ATGGCGTCGAGTGCAAGTAAAGCGTGTGCAAAAGAGCGTTCAACAAAGAGCGGCAGCAAGCGAAAAGGAACAAATGGTGGTGATGGCAAGACAGCGCCGGACAATGCAAGCAAAAAGAAGCGACGAGTAGATAAGGTGCTGCCGAAGAAGAATCGCACTGAACTGGTTAAGATTATGAAAGCAGTAGCTCCACTTAGTCTAGTTGAAGAAATGCGGAGTGATATCGAAGAGCAGTTTAAAGGTAGTGGACTAGAAGAATTTACTAGGAGACTTTTTGAAAACCATGAGCCAATGTTGCAAATCGTGACACACCATCGCGACACCTTCGCTGTTCTCTACGAAAAGTATAAACCCATGAAGAACTCGTTTATGCAATTCCAGTTGGATTGGTATGCAAGGTGCAGTGCATTTCTTCTAGAGGAGCAATATATATTAGCAGCCATCAATATTTCAGAAAATGATGCTGGGTTTTCTGAAATAGTGACCATCAGAAATAGTTGGCTGGAGTTTTGCAAAGCATGTAATACTCCTGTGCCAACCAGCAATCCTATAATGTTGGCTGTATCATCAAGGCTCTACAGGTTCCTTCTCGACCAAGTCTCAAGTTTTCAAGACTCTTTAATAGAAAAGTGTACCACGGAAATTGACCAAACCAGTTCCAGCATTACTGATGGTGACGATGTGTACTATCGTTTTGGTGGGGCAACAATCTGTAGTATGCTTAAGAATCGATACAAGGCAATTAAAAAATGTGATAGCACCAAGAGAAATATGTTGTCTGTAGAAATTTCTATGTTGCAAGCCATGAAAATGAAAGATAAATCTACTATTCCAGCGTATTTGAGTTATCGTGACAGGGGTTTTTTGTATTTTCCTGACAATAGCTTGATACCATTTCTACATAATTTTGATGATACTTTGAAGGAAGTAGTAAATGAGGAAGGATTTCGTAAACATGGAGACCATTTAGTTAAG GCTGGACATGAAAAAGTTAAGGAATGTACAAGCCTCAGGGAGGAATTTATCAGTGTGCTAAAAGCACTTGTTCCCTCCATGGTACAAGATGCTGACAGTGAGCTGGCAATGATGAATATCTATGAAGAACTGTCCAGAAAATTGTGTAATACACGAATACAGGAATTTGTATCTGCTACAAAACAAGACCTAGCTGCTAAAAAAGGATTAGCATCGACTACAGATACTAACTTACGCACAACACTATTAGCACATCATACAAAGTTGTCAACTATAAGAAAACAATGA
- the LOC136258824 gene encoding uncharacterized protein: protein MCAILNKVEEVDKAELEKVFAEGDNHGVGTQIREVWTTDKRQQLAQFKVDQDRNVTGKRSNQWSMITIRIALAIFTRSPAAYEALKSFKILQLPSRSTLQSYTGTFLHEPGVSNQCIADQVTRYVMFKAECEKQGKRKPQSDGVMIFDEVKVACQLIWNSRSHKLSGLAMTNNDMSSLNDIYRVLKEPDSPGQTSYILQFLWRDLTSSYDIVGPYFTSKESVDAQFILSCVLETVHLFQTCGLRTSLIVCDGSPANLTTIKLSHGHSGAYSVISDTASNDVYEVKPWMVNPFNPPWLIYWMICPTHQLKNMINALFSSKSGGTKLFKRGQHHGVFGWNSIIAMYQREVSRAKQNLTRMVPRLKEVHVVRDSWTKLNVSPAKIMQQEQVLGELFCFTNQDPPPADSDTTNETWEYLQACHKLFENGFLSHDKVDNMDSPVLQNIDDGYKYFTSWLSTLLEEDSDYPHVSSNQKSFLSWQTWDLLRIDVYSFRAFCKDFFAKHPGYFVSPLRISGSAVESLFSQFKRNAGGKLDSCNYVTTRCAHLVQQCASGHHSGVGYQDETLTYMELPLHKKSYGNS, encoded by the exons ATGTGTGCAATTTTAAATAAAGTTGAAGAAGTAGATAAGGCTGAATTGGAGAAGGTTTTTGCTGAAGGAGATAATCATGGGGTAGGCACACAAATAAGAGAGGTGTGGACAACAGATAAACGACAACAACTAGCTCAGTTTAAAGTAGATCAAGATAGAAATG TAACTGGAAAACGGAGTAACCAGTGGAGCATGATCACAATTAGGATTG CGTTGGCTATTTTTACCCGAAGTCCTGCTGCATACGAAGCTCTGAAAAGTTTCAAAATTCTTCAACTTCCGTCGCGGTCTACACTGCAATCGTACACTGGAACGTTTTTACATGAACCTGGTGTAAGTAACCAGTGTATTGCAGATCAGGTGACTCGGTATGTAATGTTTAAAGCAGAATGTGAGAAACAAG GGAAACGCAAGCCGCAGAGTGACGGTGTAATGATATTTGATGAGGTGAAGGTGGCATGCCAGCTAATATGGAATTCCAGGAGTCATAAACTTTCTGGGTTGGCTATGACTAACAACGACATGTCGTCCCTTAATGACATCTACAGAGTTTTGAAGGAACCGGATTCACCAGGCCAGACTTCCTACATACTTCAGTTCTTATGGCGAGATCTCACCAGCAGCTATGACATTGTAGGGCCCTACTTTACATCGAAGGAATCGGTGGATGCACAGTTTATATTGTCGTGTGTGTTAGAAACAGTACATCTTTTCCAGACTTGTGGGTTGAGAACCAGCTTGATTGTCTGCGATGGTAGTCCTGCCAACCTTACTACCATTAAGTTAAGTCATGGACATTCTGGTGCTTATTCAGTGATATCTGATACTGCCAGTAATGATGTATATGAAGTCAAACCGTGGATGGTTAATCCTTTCAATCCTCCGTGGCTTATCTATTGGATGATATGCCCTACTCACCAG CTCAAAAATATGATTAATGCGCTCTTTTCCTCCAAGAGTGGTGGAACAAAACTGTTCAAACGTGGCCAACATCATGGTGTTTTTGGATGGAATTCCATTATAGCTATGTACCAACGAGAAGTAAGCCGGGCTAAACAGAATCTGACCAGGATGGTGCCACGTTTGAAAGAGGTCCATGTTGTTAGGGATTCTTGGACTAAACTCAATGTTTCACCAGCCAAGATCATGCAG CAAGAGCAAGTCCTGGGAGAATTGTTTTGTTTCACCAATCAAGACCCACCGCCAGCTGATTCCGATACTACTAATGAAACTTGGGAGTATCTGCAAGCATGTCACAAGCTATTTGAAAATGGATTTCTATCACATGATAAAGTAGACAACATGGATTCTCCTGTGTTACAGAACATCGATGATGGGTATAAATATTTTACCTCATGGCTGTCTACACTACTTGAGGAAG ATTCGGACTATCCACATGTTTCATCGAATCAGAAGTCTTTTTTGTCATGGCAAA CCTGGGACTTGCTACGCATCGATGTTTACAGCTTTAGAGCATTCTGTAAAGATTTTTTTGCAAAACATCCTGGTTATTTTGTGTCTCCATTGAGAATATCTGGCTCTGCAGTTGAGAGCCTTTTTAGCCAGTTTAAACGTAATGCTGGAGGAAAACTTGATTCTTGCAATTATGTGACAACAAGGTGTGCACATCTGGTCCAGCAGTGTGCATCAGGACACCACAGTGGAGTTGGCTACCAGGATGAAACATTGACCTACATGGAATTGCCCCTCCACAAGAAATCATATGGAAATTCATAA